Below is a genomic region from Apostichopus japonicus isolate 1M-3 chromosome 7, ASM3797524v1, whole genome shotgun sequence.
GGCGAAACCACTCACATTACGAAGGGAtgtgaaaaggaaaaatgttaggtgatggtcttgtttttacatattttgaattatttgcgtcacaaaaaacagaagaatgtttcaataatatattgtcaTAATGATAACCATTGTGTCGGTTGATACAAATTACCTCCAAAGAAGGTATTGTAagctaattttttttcgacataccaatataaaagtttgatatttgaaacatttggcgtgacttcaaacgccaaaatgttcataacaaagttgaagttagcagttacactcgagacttttatattattattcgacactctcatataatTTTGGGCGTGCTCAAATTAtatttggacatacttatatgtgtttggacatgcgcgtattattttggacatgctcatatagttttgacatgtctttataaatttggacatgctcatataagtttggacatgcttatattttttttttgatattttgcaacatatggcgtaacttaaaacgccaaaatgttcaatacaaaattgaattaggcaGTTACATTTGTCgctcttgtattatttttcgacattcttttaatatgttggacatgctcatatagtctttcgacactctcatattattttggacatgctcgaattatttttggacatactcatattagtttcgacatgtttatataaatttggacatgcttatattattttggacatgcttatattgttttggacatttttgaaacgTATGGCATGCCGTAATACAGTCCAGTCAACAACACAATTTAAAAACCTACACTCAATAGCCAACCACCTAGCTagctaaaaaaaattgtttcgtCGCGTGATCATTTTCGCACACCcgtgtatttgtatttattcttTCCAAGCTAGGTGTTGTGTATCATGGTACTGTGGAAAGAGTGAGCTAATATTGACAGCTCCTGCGATGTTTTCCTTATATACCTGAAAAGGCAGGAGGGAAAAGTTTTGCGTCGTAGTAACGACCATGCAGTCTGTCTAGTTTCAAAATGGGGCGAAATTTCcgattaatttatattaatgtgATATTGCACGGGTTCGAAAAATCATTTGTCAAGGCAATACAATAGGATGTATGCAACACAAGCCATCTTGCTTCGCAGTTAGTATGAATATCAACCCTTTTTTCATTACGGTCGCATTGGCGATGACCATTCTCGGCTGGGGATGAtaatttctggaaaaattaacGATAGTCGCCAGACCTATAATACTGTGGCGATCGgttttgcaactgaaaatttcaccaatactttacaaaaataacgaaggtacccgcctGACGCggtactacccggttcctaatttattacccgaatcctacgcaaagtgtgattttttttttgcaaaccgatggttaggcagatttcccattgaccaAGTTagtgtggtcgaagataacagcaataacgaaagtattccattgatatcttataactgcgtcacaatttcagctaataaacagacggctaggctagactacccccattgacttagtgtgatgttaggcaaccatgtggtcgaagttgtctaacgtaacagcaataacgaaagtattccattgatatcttataactgcgtcacaatttcagctaataaacagacggctaggctagactacccccattgacttagtgtgatgttaggcaaccatgtggtcgaagttgtctaacgtaacagcaataatgaaagtattccatggatatcttataactgcgtcacaaattcagcgaagaaacagatggttaggcttagctagatttctcattgacttagcgtggtgttaggctaccatgtggaagaaatgatTGATTCagtcgtttatttcatagaaggagaggttgacaaggaattttacgagatgtttatgggttatagacgggataacaaaacaataatcagcgcaagtggctttttctaatcgtttattccaaatgcgatcaaattgcgcgaatcgcgcaatctagtggctaatgcgaaccctgggcctgcatataagatagtagtactagtagtaactGTTTAAGatctaaattggatatttatatggtctgatccaatagacgtggagagcaagcataatcagcggcggcagtgtgagctagtagtaatgttaattatatgaagtacagtactaacaagttaatgaaagaaacaaaagcaaatagaagttattgaggaaggttttataccttatcgtacacctacgtatttgaacatgaaaacataaagTAAGATATTCTTCACCGTAcccattttgttagaaaataatatacattagcctattattttaaaatcaaaatgtacTACGAGCCACTGACATCAGTACTATCTACTAGCTTCAAAGTTCAACGTTAGTAGTCAGTACCGTGACAGTAGTGCTACTCGATGTTGAGCCTAggcctttttttttgtactaatatttagcatatcgaagtggcgatcacattttcattctgggCCACCAGAATTTGgaaaaaatatagatatagtCGCCACAGAATTTCCTCCTGGTGACCGCATTCAATGGGGAATGAAAAAGGGTTGAGTATgattgttaccatggtaatataTGAAGACATGAGCTTTTTTCGTGGATTTccttgatttcttttctacctccgaaATTTACATCTCTAAATTTCCGTtaatttctaacaacagcgttACTGTATCATTTGATCGGTCATtcgcatgtttttcattaccgaAGCGATGCATATCCAACCTGCagagggacaaaaactattatcctaacacattgtagcatacgcaaactggagctcATAACGTTCCCAACATTATTGCaacgatattttcatttcccatgattttcaaaatttttagTATCATTAGAGAAGTGACAATTGAGGAGAAGTgtagtgctgtagctgctgaatattattccagattaaaacagaccattgtgtacattttatgaACAGTAACATCTAAGTATGGGTCGCCATgattgaaagaatcaagtagggTGAAAACGACAGGCTAGGCATGTGGCTTCAGTGTGCATATTTTTGCGTGAAACTTTGCTTTTGAgtgttttaatcaatttaaaaatctttataaaataggcaccaaaatgttgtctttaaacCTTGAATTTCTCAGAGCTTCTGGGGGCTTGGACCCCTGTACCCCAACCGGGGCATTGCCCATGGACCCTACCACAGGCCCTAAGGCATGCCCATGGACCCCACCTATAACTGTGTCGCGCTGCAAGCTGACTGACGCCAACGGCGTTAGTATAGTATCACCAACAaagttcagtgatttttttttaccccaggctcatccctgtatgGATGACATTAACAGAATAAAGGCATATACTTATTAGATACACAGTAGGCTACGTATATCAATTACTATAAGCTGTTTTCATGGTGCACTCTTGCACCTAGTGTTTTATAGCACTTTTTATGTTTGAattcccccaaaaaatcatGATGGCTTAGGTGTTTTCACAGCTTTCTAAGCATACTTTTAACCCCAATTGTGTCAAATAAACCATTGATAGGGGCTGGGCTTCCaggggccctaaggcgggcccctggaccccacccgtTATAGGCTTCGCGCTCGCGCAGGCGTCTTCGGCGCCAGATGGACAGTCTCCTGAGCACTCAGTAACAGATGAGACACCCTATTTGAAATTTCTGGCTAAGACCCTGTTATAATAGGGCCATCAgaggtccgaaatttggggtcaaaggtcacctgtgggccgtaacggtaatgggccattttgtggaaatacgcaaaatgcttcttctcctacagattccatggtacagtACAaagttgagggtttgtcacgatagtactatggaagttttaccttcagggtgttcatgaatttgagatcaaagatcaactaggggtcttttgtggcccgggccgcggccctatattttcaaattgctcctgttcgtacagtgtatggccagttgtaatgaaacttggtcacaacgttcctcgggatgagagttacgaggggtgttcggaaaattgaggtcaaatgtcatttagggggtcatcgggggtcattctttgtaatattttcaaatatctcaatctcctcaagattttgatggatcatattcaaagttgaactgatgattgttggattgtgtatgaataaggtgatgcctaataatttttgggcAAAAGTTAATTCATCATatttaatccccattgtttaaaaaaatatgagccttcaccttttgccaaagctcctttaatttgtctcccagtctctgcagtgtttgtttacatttgtggttaagctctgcagaggctgttagtggaattaaagcaggactgggagttgttattaaatgttgaactgtaagcatgagagccctatagccaatcagcacttgccgattcttggaagtctttgagcctgaggtatgtaggcagccagccaaaattttggcaaggagtgcttcaggtctgctcaggtagaggggagaaagtttaatagggctacaggtcagtggtattgttagAGAGattgggtaaaataggatttaaagggggaaaataggaattatagccagtggtgtggccaggattctgctaacggaggggggggggttatccctcatgggcccaaaattggtggaatctgaaaaatggcctgaaatttggtgggccataaagttttgtgggccctacatttttaagctcgaaagggtatgagcttctgcaccattggtgctctagttattttttatttgcggcacaactagagcgaataaacagatggcaaggttagatttccatgcagttgacttagtgtgaagtaaggctaccatgtggtaggagatttgtgaggattttaggttatttttgctggtactgaaattgctttgtgcaggccgtaatttgccacgggaacttcccggtgattgtgcgcgaccctctcgcactgcttcaaatttgatgcgagatgtgaaaactgtttaGAAAATATGGAGCAATCAACTTAATGTTAACccttaatattactttttcataGTAATATGAGTTAATAGAGTAACATTAAGAAGCTAATTGTTTGTTATGTCTAATGAATCCGTGAATCACTAATGTTTCTAAGATCTAGTAGCAAGCCTTATGTAACTTATATAAAGATAGCAAAACTCAACATTTCCTATTTGCGATATGTAATCTATTCTTTTGTGTTCAAGGTGCACACAGcgaccatattttttttaatcgtCCCTTTTCaaacattattatatttctatacATGCCAAAAAATGTTCAGATTATTTTGTAGGTTAATGATCAATCTCCATTACAATGTTCATCGAGATTAAACCAATGAATCTGTGTGTATTGTAATACATTATACTTCACTACCTACCTCCTTGCTGTAAACTGCATCTGTCACATCGAGCGTACGATCATCATACTATAAGTAGTTGTGtcacattgagttcaagataTCTATGgatttttgtggaggtcaaaggttggggtcaccatgggtcaaattgtgaacatcgtaaacacgatatttcaagaagggaagctgGGACCAACCTCTTATAAAGTATGTAGTTAGTTCAACAATCCTTTGTTTTTTGCGGAGTTCAAATGTCACCAGTGGTcaacttgtggaaaccttgttttataatgtATTGTGCAGTATCTCCCACAGTGCAGCCTATGATATTACATGTGTGTTACGCCTCATTAATAGGAGAtgctgttggcaattggaaattagctaAAGGGCATCCGTAGATATGAATCAAGAAGTTTTGAccaaatctccattgacttaagtgtgtcggTAACTTACTGTACGTTGCTGCATACATGCCTGTGCACAAAGGTGTGTAATGAAACGTTGTACTGTTTGTACATGTGCTTAATGTGTTGGAATGGCCGATATCAATTTGAATAATCTATATGTTACTGTACCTTTGCTACTGTACCATTGTTAACTTTTCCGGCACATTTTTGCAATTGTcaagattcagtgccaaataaaaactttagGTTtggacatgtacagtagtaacattggggaaatgaccaggcgcTGTTTACGAAAATTAACTATTGCCTGGTTTGATGTTTTAGAGGCAAATCAGACGCAAAATCTTGGGGACCTGGGAGGGGGCTTAACATTTGACTGACGCATGTTTAATGTACGGCTTGTACAGAAGGTGTACCACATAGAGTGGAAGAAGCCAGTTGTCTTTGGTAGCGATCAATCTCTATgttgaatacaagaaaagttttcatCTCGGTCTTCAggtgccaatgtgaatattgtgttGTTAGATGatctcaatgctttttgctTATATTGAGGTATGCTGTTCATCATGGttagtgtgtcacattcatataagattattgatgtagcatcattgaaaccacactgcaggtttgctgtctggttattaataaaacattgaaccatccatatgcaacaacaacacaatgtagtatacattttgaaagttaacagaataatgtaattatttagattccctatttttctcatatttttaagaaagaaaaactgatTCACGGAAACGATGGGCAGGAGCTGTTCTGACATGACCCCTTCACGCTTCGAAGACTGTCTGAAGTAAATCACGTGACAATGGAGTTGACTCCTGATCTTCAAGGTAGATGCCTTAATCTTTGACTTTGTCATTTGTGCATCTTTACTTCCTTTTGGTAAAacatgtagcccccccccctcgctcTGTCGTCTTAATAACAAATAGAACAGTAACAAAACTGTATTATCAGTAACGAATAAACAATTAAGATTTACGTGTTCTCATGTGTGTCACCAATTTATTGTTCGTCAAATTTAGTCTTACATGGAACATTTACAcatattgtttctgttttttgtttagaGAAGAAACAATTTCTGATAGAAGGTCTCAAAAGGACATATAAAGGCCAATATGATGCGATTCAACCCCTAccatatataaaagatagactTTTTTGTGTGGACAAGGTCTTTGTAGAAGGGGGCGTTGAAGTTTGTCTGGCACCAGAGCTAACGCCAGGCACCAGAGGATCATGGGAGCGTTTGGAATCTTACAAAAGTATTTATACTGACTTTCGGTTTAATTCCAAGAGACGCATTATACAAGGAGAGCCCGGGTATGGTAAGTCAACGTTAACCCTTCAGCTGGCCTACGATTGGTGCAATGGCGTATCGGATTCCCCGATGAACAATGTAGAAATACTAATTCTTCTTCGGTTAAGACAACTTGGAAGTGTAAAGTCTCTCTATAGAGCGATTAAGTCATTTCTTCTCTTCCATGAACCCCGTCTTAGcaaacatgatattgaaaagaTCATTCACAGTTGCTCGTTCGTCCACATTATTTTGGATGGATATGACGAGTATCCTGGCAGGGACAgcaatgataatgacgatgTACACAGGATTATCAAGATGGAACTGTTTGCAGACTTTGATGTCAGTTTAACGACAAGATATCTTCCAGAATGtcttagaaaagaaactaaGGGGGCCAAACTAACAGGGTTCGATGACAAAGCTAGGAATGAGTATATTCGTAAGGCTGTAGTTAGTAACAACGATGAGGCAgtggaagaaataaaacaacggCTCAATGAAAACTCCATCCTTGCTGATCTTTGCCAGGTGCCTCTCATATTCGTGATGTTTGCCCACATGGCTCATGATCAGAGAGACCTCATGAAGTTCAAGTCTGTCACACAGTTCTTCAAACAAATGATTAGATGTTTTTACGACCATCTGAAACAGAAATATGGCGACAATAGAAGCAACAAGTTATATCTTCATGAAATGGAACATCATGAGCTAGACAAAATAGCTTTCGAAGGATTAAACAAGGAAAACCAACAATTGTCATGGATTAAGACTAGATTTCGTCAAAGAGTCGGGCAAGAATTATATGACCAGTATATTTCAATTGGCATTTTGGTTGAAGAAGATGAAGTGAACGATGATTCTACTGGAGACAATGTGTTGTTTACAACGATGGTCCGTTTTTAtcataaactattctgtgaatggtatgcAGCCCACCACCTTGTCACTCTTGTAAAGAACGCACACGATCTCTCTGATATGTTCAGGTTCTTAGATCCATTTGATCTTCAGTACCTGTTTAGATTCGCCTGTGGTCTGAATCCCAATGCTGGAAAGAAACTCATCAACCATTTGAAGAGCTTACCAGACGGGGATAAGTTTGCCATCCTCTgtatcctggaacaaactggtgacgTCAATGACATCATGGATTCGGTGAAAGAGCTCTGCTCGCGTACCGTTGAGATACAGAGAGGCGACAGCGCTCTGCTTCAAAGATCGACGACACAATTGCTGGAGATTGCATCTAAAAATAATGTAAGTTAGCTAATAAATAAACAgccttttacatttttttacctACTGTACACCTAAATTAGGAACCGTTTACTTTTTCataatagttttgttttccattgACTGTCATTGAAAACTTATTATTTCAGCCACTTTAAATCATAAACATTTAGGTTTAAAGAAGAAGGATGCTTTTCCTAGCTAATGAAtatactagtgtttgcacgggttatccgggtacccgcccgacgcgatactacccggttcctaatttattacccgaatcccaagcaaagtgtgatttaaaaaaaaaaaattgtcaaacggacggttaggcagatttcccattgacttagtgtggtgttaggctacaatgtggtcgaagataacagcaataacgaaggggcccgctcgacgcaatactacccggttcctaatttattacccgaatcatacgcagcgtgattgtttaaaaaaaaattgcaaaccgatggttaggctgatttaccattgacttagtgtgttgttaggctaccatgtgttcgaagataacagcaataacgaaagctttccatagatatcttataactgcgtcacaatttcagctaataaacagatggctaggctagactacccccattgacttaatgTGGtattaggcaaccatgtggtcgaacgtaacagcaataacgaaagtattccatggacgtcttataactgcgtcacaactccagcaaataaacagatggttaggcttagctagatttctcattgacttagtgtggtgttaggctaccatgtggaagaaattaatatttattcattcgtttatttcaaagaaggaaaggctgacaaggaattttacgcgatgtttatgaattatagacgggataactaaaaatagtaatcgcaagtggctttttactaatcgtttattccaaatgcgatcaaattgcgcgaatcgcaaaatctcgcggctaatgcgaactcttggcctgcataatagatactagtagtattaaaaactgtttaagcgCTAAACAATTGGAtgtttatatggtttgatccaaaagacgtgcacgagctagcataagcagcggcggcagtgcgatgtgcAGTGCAGTGCATAATAGATactagtagtattaaaaactgtttaagagctaaacaATTGGAagtttatatggtttgatccaaaagacgtgcacgagctagcataagcagcggcggcagtgcgatgttagtagtaatgctaattataattaaataattaatttattaacaagttaatgaaagaaacagaaacaaataaaaaactattgagggaggttttataccttatggtacacctacgtatttgaacatgaaaacattgtcagtagagaatataatgcatttattacagcatccaatatgtaatttcttgaaaatcgtgatacacgagggaaaacaaattttgtccgggtacccggatacccgacgggtaacgcccctcgggtacccggttcccgatttttggacccgtgtaaacactagaaTATACAGTGGTGTATTGAGGATAATTGCAAAGGatgtcatatatttaattcaatcAGCATAATCTCTGCATGTGCCAAATTGAGTTAAAACTCTAATCAAACTGATGATGTTTTGAGAATATTAAACATATGTACTTCAACATAAACACATGTAGTGTTAATGTTTGGAATTTCAGATGCTTCCGTTAAGAATAATTAGCTAGTCTTCCAAgactttaaataaatgttaaatgctTCGAATGATTGAATTGAACCTGGAACAACAAGCCATATATGTTGGAGGAAATTGTCTAATCATTTAGGTTACCCCATTAACAGAATTTAACATCAGTT
It encodes:
- the LOC139970058 gene encoding uncharacterized protein isoform X3, which encodes MELTPDLQEKKQFLIEGLKRTYKGQYDAIQPLPYIKDRLFCVDKVFVEGGVEVCLAPELTPGTRGSWERLESYKSIYTDFRFNSKRRIIQGEPGYGKSTLTLQLAYDWCNGVSDSPMNNVEILILLRLRQLGSVKSLYRAIKSFLLFHEPRLSKHDIEKIIHSCSFVHIILDGYDEYPGRDSNDNDDVHRIIKMELFADFDVSLTTRYLPECLRKETKGAKLTGFDDKARNEYIRKAVVSNNDEAVEEIKQRLNENSILADLCQVPLIFVMFAHMAHDQRDLMKFKSVTQFFKQMIRCFYDHLKQKYGDNRSNKLYLHEMEHHELDKIAFEGLNKENQQLSWIKTRFRQRVGQELYDQYISIGILVEEDEVNDDSTGDNVLFTTMVRFYHKLFCEWYAAHHLVTLVKNAHDLSDMFRFLDPFDLQYLFRFACGLNPNAGKKLINHLKSLPDGDKFAILCILEQTGDVNDIMDSVKELCSRTVEIQRGDSALLQRSTTQLLEIASKNNIPISCVWLNECSPRVDESGLNLILESGLSLSILSSLQKLLISDFNRRLTNEELTAILSYFSQCTSLKELRFGSGYTMPDTVPVGSIPSSLKSRNVKVLNLIDIGKYRLLNLQTGQWQACDGLGNLPGEEGFHEESYKRSLAMSK
- the LOC139970058 gene encoding uncharacterized protein isoform X1, which gives rise to MELTPDLQEKKQFLIEGLKRTYKGQYDAIQPLPYIKDRLFCVDKVFVEGGVEVCLAPELTPGTRGSWERLESYKSIYTDFRFNSKRRIIQGEPGYGKSTLTLQLAYDWCNGVSDSPMNNVEILILLRLRQLGSVKSLYRAIKSFLLFHEPRLSKHDIEKIIHSCSFVHIILDGYDEYPGRDSNDNDDVHRIIKMELFADFDVSLTTRYLPECLRKETKGAKLTGFDDKARNEYIRKAVVSNNDEAVEEIKQRLNENSILADLCQVPLIFVMFAHMAHDQRDLMKFKSVTQFFKQMIRCFYDHLKQKYGDNRSNKLYLHEMEHHELDKIAFEGLNKENQQLSWIKTRFRQRVGQELYDQYISIGILVEEDEVNDDSTGDNVLFTTMVRFYHKLFCEWYAAHHLVTLVKNAHDLSDMFRFLDPFDLQYLFRFACGLNPNAGKKLINHLKSLPDGDKFAILCILEQTGDVNDIMDSVKELCSRTVEIQRGDSALLQRSTTQLLEIASKNNIPISCVWLNECSPRVDESGLNLILESGLSLSILSSLQKLLISDFNRRLTNEELTAILSYFSQCTSLKELRFGSGYTMPDTVPVGSIPSSLKSRNVKVLNLIDIGKYRLLNLQTGQWQACDDGGNLPGEEMFDEKSYQSSLANFNQARRK
- the LOC139970058 gene encoding uncharacterized protein isoform X2, with the protein product MELTPDLQEKKQFLIEGLKRTYKGQYDAIQPLPYIKDRLFCVDKVFVEGGVEVCLAPELTPGTRGSWERLESYKSIYTDFRFNSKRRIIQGEPGYGKSTLTLQLAYDWCNGVSDSPMNNVEILILLRLRQLGSVKSLYRAIKSFLLFHEPRLSKHDIEKIIHSCSFVHIILDGYDEYPGRDSNDNDDVHRIIKMELFADFDVSLTTRYLPECLRKETKGAKLTGFDDKARNEYIRKAVVSNNDEAVEEIKQRLNENSILADLCQVPLIFVMFAHMAHDQRDLMKFKSVTQFFKQMIRCFYDHLKQKYGDNRSNKLYLHEMEHHELDKIAFEGLNKENQQLSWIKTRFRQRVGQELYDQYISIGILVEEDEVNDDSTGDNVLFTTMVRFYHKLFCEWYAAHHLVTLVKNAHDLSDMFRFLDPFDLQYLFRFACGLNPNAGKKLINHLKSLPDGDKFAILCILEQTGDVNDIMDSVKELCSRTVEIQRGDSALLQRSTTQLLEIASKNNIPISCVWLNECSPRVDESGLNLILESGLSLSILSSLQKLLISDFNRRLTNEELTAILSYFSQCTSLKELRFGSGYTMPDTVPVGSIPSSLKSRNVKVLNLIDIGKYRLLNLQTGQWQACDGLGNLPGEEMFDEKSYQSSLANFNQARRK